A window of Cohnella herbarum contains these coding sequences:
- a CDS encoding response regulator: protein MFKLLIVEDEPSFREGIMAMIDWEAEGIRVIGTASNGRKALEMMEDGEEPDILLTDIRMPYMNGLELIEETRKRGIDLIPVLLTGYSEFDYAQKALKLGAFDYILKPCNPKQVRDVILKVKDELIRTRSRAIQVDRLERKWMANARTITEDKLLKWMRGAPRGKEDRTTEVKEYGIRLTEGPILAIVFRFDSKDLNALEYEERDLGLIRYAAANIMEESIGELFSGRHELLTLEDQFVLFANVTEGSVESDIRRRLERLQANLASFLKVSVSIGIGSVADLSHLHRSYMDALEALTRRFFHGGSGLFVASEHSGETSNAEESLKFRSDLAELEKQIREHIADSNYAEFVSGVEGWLDSFRSQGLSIARIHLHTYSLIDGLMKELGASSDEVSKEAARQFESYAGQIQKIETFEELSTMMTLVIQKFVEIKNAKKPVHKTIQFVIGLINDKYATNLTLKSISEEVFMSPSHLSTLFRQEMGINFLDYLHQYRIEKAKQLLRKGNEKVYAVARQVGYYDEAHFVRFFKKWTGMLPSQYKKQIGF, encoded by the coding sequence TAAACTGTTAATCGTAGAGGACGAGCCTTCTTTTCGCGAAGGCATTATGGCGATGATCGACTGGGAGGCCGAAGGCATTCGCGTCATCGGTACCGCATCGAACGGGCGCAAGGCGTTGGAGATGATGGAGGACGGCGAGGAGCCGGATATCCTGCTCACGGATATTCGCATGCCGTATATGAACGGACTGGAGTTGATCGAGGAAACGCGGAAGCGCGGAATCGATCTCATCCCGGTGCTGCTGACCGGTTATAGCGAATTTGATTACGCCCAGAAGGCGCTCAAATTAGGCGCGTTCGATTATATTCTTAAGCCATGTAATCCTAAGCAGGTGCGAGATGTGATTCTGAAGGTGAAAGACGAACTGATTCGTACGCGGAGCCGGGCCATCCAGGTGGATCGGTTGGAGAGAAAATGGATGGCCAACGCGAGAACGATAACGGAAGACAAGCTGTTGAAGTGGATGAGGGGCGCCCCGCGCGGCAAGGAAGATCGGACAACCGAGGTGAAGGAGTACGGCATCCGGTTGACGGAAGGACCGATTCTCGCTATCGTGTTCCGGTTCGATTCCAAGGATTTGAACGCTCTGGAATACGAGGAGCGGGATCTCGGTTTGATTCGTTATGCAGCGGCGAACATTATGGAGGAAAGCATAGGGGAACTGTTCTCGGGTAGGCACGAGCTGTTAACGCTGGAAGATCAATTCGTCCTGTTCGCCAACGTGACGGAAGGTTCGGTCGAGTCCGATATTCGGAGACGGCTGGAACGGTTGCAGGCTAATCTGGCTTCCTTCCTCAAGGTTAGCGTTAGCATCGGGATCGGATCCGTCGCGGATTTATCGCATTTGCACCGTTCGTACATGGATGCGCTCGAAGCGCTAACGAGAAGATTTTTCCATGGAGGGAGCGGATTGTTCGTCGCATCGGAGCATTCCGGAGAAACGTCGAACGCGGAAGAATCCCTCAAGTTCCGCTCGGATCTGGCCGAGCTCGAGAAGCAAATCCGCGAACATATTGCCGATAGCAACTATGCGGAATTCGTATCCGGGGTAGAGGGGTGGTTGGACAGCTTTCGGTCGCAAGGCTTATCGATCGCTAGAATTCACTTGCACACCTATTCCTTGATCGACGGCTTGATGAAGGAGCTTGGGGCAAGCTCCGACGAGGTTAGCAAAGAAGCGGCGCGGCAGTTTGAATCCTATGCGGGGCAAATCCAGAAAATAGAGACGTTCGAGGAGCTGTCGACGATGATGACCCTCGTCATCCAGAAATTCGTCGAGATCAAGAACGCGAAGAAGCCGGTTCATAAGACGATCCAGTTCGTGATCGGCTTGATTAACGATAAATACGCCACGAACTTGACGCTGAAATCGATCTCGGAAGAAGTATTCATGTCTCCGTCCCATCTTTCTACACTGTTCCGGCAGGAGATGGGTATCAATTTCCTCGATTACCTCCATCAATATCGGATAGAGAAAGCGAAGCAACTGCTAAGGAAAGGCAACGAGAAGGTTTACGCGGTAGCTCGACAGGTCGGGTATTATGACGAGGCTCATTTCGTGCGCTTTTTCAAAAAATGGACCGGAATGCTGCCTTCCCAGTACAAAAAACAGATCGGGTTCTAA